From the genome of Candidatus Eisenbacteria bacterium, one region includes:
- a CDS encoding class I SAM-dependent methyltransferase, whose translation MRGSGSPFERHAEEYDGWFDRRREIFRAERETIARLFPAAGRGLEIGAGTGRFAAALGVPFGVDPSPAMAAAARRRGVSVVLGRGESLPFRSGVFDRALIVTVLCFARDPAALLVEARRVLRPGGALALGLLDRDSPAGRRRDASRKKHLFYREARFLSAGEAIDLVLGAGFLVGAVRQTLFDDPETEGEIREGYGEGGFVVVSAARPPSTVGTAPARRA comes from the coding sequence ATGAGAGGGTCCGGTTCCCCCTTCGAGAGGCACGCGGAGGAGTACGACGGGTGGTTCGACCGGCGCCGGGAGATCTTCCGCGCCGAGAGGGAGACGATCGCCCGCCTCTTCCCCGCCGCCGGCCGAGGGCTGGAGATCGGCGCCGGCACCGGACGGTTCGCCGCCGCGCTCGGCGTTCCCTTCGGCGTCGATCCGTCGCCGGCGATGGCCGCCGCCGCCCGCCGGCGCGGCGTGTCGGTCGTCCTCGGCCGGGGCGAGTCCCTTCCCTTCCGGAGCGGCGTCTTCGACAGGGCGCTGATCGTCACCGTCCTCTGTTTCGCCCGCGATCCGGCCGCCCTGCTCGTCGAAGCGCGGCGCGTCCTCCGCCCCGGCGGCGCCCTCGCGCTCGGCCTTCTCGACCGCGACTCCCCCGCCGGCCGCCGAAGAGACGCATCGCGGAAAAAGCACCTCTTCTATCGTGAGGCGCGCTTCCTCTCCGCCGGCGAGGCGATCGATCTGGTCCTCGGCGCGGGCTTCCTCGTCGGCGCGGTCCGGCAGACCCTTTTCGACGACCCGGAAACCGAGGGGGAGATCCGGGAAGGTTACGGAGAGGGAGGTTTCGTGGTCGTCTCCGCGGCCCGCCCCCCTTCCACGGTCGGGACGGCGCCGGCGCGAAGGGCATAG
- a CDS encoding phospholipid carrier-dependent glycosyltransferase — MGRTMWDPLLFLWTAAACWGSGSFFLRRLGVEPPTFLHRVLFSAGLGFVLLSYGVLALAVVGELRSAAVLVLLAAQTLLGMAEGGPLLGGTRAFLRGRWARDPVVRAALVIAALCSLFILAGALAPPDESDALTYHLPVARAYADGHRLADLTGVIRYSVFPQGMEMLFAVGFSLGEGPVFASLLSALFGALLAITAGALTRELTGNARWAAVAAVLFYSFPSVGVFSAQPLVDAPLAFYVVLGLLAALRWDENRRVAWAVLLSLYCGFAFAIKYTGAVTVFLPAALLLSRRFSRESLRIAPVFLPVFAVLAVPWLVRNALFTGNPVSPFLNGFFHGSNLDPFTEGALREHLASLSRHAVREELAFLRDFFFLHSPAPLLLLPLPFLYRRRPGRPLALALGYGILLYAVFDLFLPKQWRFFLAPLALVTASSFAALPLLGSGKSRLRGAFLAFAIGNALLPNGAITARQARKLPVLYGAETRRDYLARRLDNHAAAEYARRELPRDARILSLNDNRRFYFEREVIVATESPRGAFAYTARSGEEAVRRMREEKMTHLLVNGNPYWEERRRPSVLLGEETLRRFFIPVFEKSGVTLYALRAGAVPTVEGGRAAETTTKPPSP; from the coding sequence ATGGGCCGAACCATGTGGGATCCCCTTCTCTTTCTCTGGACCGCGGCCGCCTGCTGGGGCTCGGGGAGCTTCTTCTTGCGGCGCCTGGGCGTGGAGCCCCCCACCTTTCTTCACCGCGTTCTTTTCTCCGCCGGGCTCGGATTCGTTCTTCTCTCTTACGGGGTCCTCGCCCTCGCCGTCGTCGGTGAGCTGCGGTCCGCCGCGGTTCTCGTCCTTCTCGCGGCGCAGACTCTCCTGGGGATGGCGGAGGGCGGGCCGCTCCTCGGCGGGACGCGCGCCTTCCTTCGCGGACGATGGGCCCGGGACCCTGTGGTGCGCGCCGCCCTGGTGATCGCCGCGCTCTGCTCGCTCTTCATACTCGCCGGCGCCCTCGCGCCGCCGGACGAGAGCGACGCCCTGACCTATCATCTCCCCGTCGCCCGGGCGTACGCCGACGGGCATCGTCTCGCCGACCTGACCGGGGTTATCCGCTATTCCGTCTTCCCCCAGGGGATGGAGATGCTCTTCGCCGTCGGTTTTTCCCTCGGCGAAGGACCGGTGTTCGCGTCGCTTCTCAGCGCCCTCTTCGGGGCGCTTCTGGCGATCACCGCGGGAGCGCTGACACGGGAGCTGACCGGGAATGCCCGGTGGGCCGCCGTCGCCGCCGTCCTCTTCTACTCCTTCCCGTCGGTGGGCGTCTTCTCGGCGCAGCCGCTGGTCGACGCGCCGCTCGCCTTCTACGTGGTGCTCGGCCTTCTGGCCGCGCTCCGCTGGGACGAGAATCGACGCGTCGCTTGGGCCGTGCTCCTCTCCCTCTACTGCGGATTCGCTTTTGCCATAAAATATACGGGCGCGGTCACGGTGTTTCTCCCGGCGGCGCTTCTCCTGTCCCGCCGTTTCTCCCGGGAGAGCCTGCGGATCGCGCCGGTTTTCCTCCCCGTCTTCGCCGTTCTCGCCGTTCCGTGGCTCGTCCGGAACGCCCTCTTTACGGGGAATCCGGTCTCCCCCTTCCTGAACGGTTTCTTCCACGGTTCGAACCTGGACCCCTTTACCGAAGGGGCGCTCCGGGAACACCTCGCCTCTCTCTCCCGCCACGCCGTGCGCGAGGAACTCGCCTTCCTGCGCGATTTTTTTTTCCTTCACTCCCCGGCGCCGCTTCTCCTGCTCCCCCTGCCGTTTCTGTATCGGAGAAGGCCGGGACGGCCGCTCGCCCTCGCCCTCGGCTACGGGATTCTCCTCTATGCGGTGTTCGACCTGTTTCTCCCGAAACAGTGGCGCTTTTTCCTGGCGCCGCTCGCGCTCGTGACGGCATCGTCCTTCGCCGCCCTTCCCCTTCTCGGTTCGGGGAAGAGCCGTCTCCGCGGCGCCTTTCTCGCCTTCGCCATCGGGAACGCCCTCCTTCCCAACGGGGCGATCACCGCGCGGCAGGCGAGAAAGCTCCCCGTTCTCTACGGCGCGGAAACGAGGCGCGACTACCTCGCGCGACGCCTGGACAACCACGCCGCCGCGGAGTACGCGCGACGGGAGCTGCCGCGCGACGCCCGGATCCTCTCGCTGAACGACAACCGGCGTTTCTATTTTGAGCGTGAAGTGATTGTCGCGACCGAGAGCCCGCGCGGCGCCTTCGCCTACACGGCCCGGAGCGGAGAGGAGGCGGTCCGCAGGATGCGCGAAGAGAAAATGACCCATCTCCTGGTCAACGGGAATCCATACTGGGAAGAGCGGCGCCGTCCGAGCGTTCTCCTCGGAGAAGAAACACTCCGGCGCTTCTTCATTCCCGTTTTCGAGAAGAGCGGCGTGACCCTCTATGCCCTTCGCGCCGGCGCCGTCCCGACCGTGGAAGGGGGGCGGGCCGCGGAGACGACCACGAAACCTCCCTCTCCGTAA
- a CDS encoding fumarate reductase/succinate dehydrogenase flavoprotein subunit — protein MKLDSKTPGGPLEQKWDKHRFDLKMVNPANKRKFSIIVVGTGLAGGSAAATLAELGYNVKVFTYHDSPRRAHSIAAQGGINAAKNYQNDGDSIWRLFFDTIKGGDYRAREGNVYRLAQVSVNIIDQCVAQGVPFARDYGGLLANRSFGGAQVSRTFYARGQTGQQLLLGAYGALMRQVAAGKVELHTRKDMLDLVLVDGVARGIVVRDLITGEVEAHTADAVVLATGGYARVYYLSTMAMASNVTAIWQAHKKGAFFANASWGQIHPTCIPRHGDRQSKLTLMSESLRNDGRIWAYKNKGETRPPGQIPDEDRDYYLERIYPSFGNLAPRDVSSRAAKRVCDDGFGVGSTGHAVYLDFRDAIARDGRDVIDSKYGNLFQMYHEITDEDPYQVPMRIYPAPHYTMGGLWVDYNLMSTVPGLFVIGEANYSDHGANRLGASALMQGLAGGYFILPYTIGGYLSGEKLPKIAADHDACRGAVSGVKDRINRLLSLNGSRTVEEIHKDLGLLMWEKCGMSRNEEGLREALRRIPEIREEFWQDAKVVGRNEDLNQVLENADRVAAYLEFAELMVQDALQRTESCGCHLREESQTPDGEAVRKDDEYAFVSAWEFQGVGKEPALHKENLDFEFVSLSTRSYK, from the coding sequence ATGAAGCTGGACTCCAAGACGCCGGGCGGACCGCTGGAGCAGAAGTGGGACAAGCACCGCTTCGATCTGAAAATGGTCAATCCGGCGAACAAGCGGAAGTTCTCGATCATCGTCGTCGGGACCGGCCTGGCGGGCGGTTCCGCGGCCGCGACCCTCGCCGAGCTGGGCTACAACGTCAAGGTCTTCACGTATCACGACAGCCCGCGCCGGGCGCACAGCATCGCCGCCCAGGGCGGGATCAACGCCGCCAAGAACTACCAGAACGACGGCGACAGCATCTGGCGGCTCTTCTTCGACACCATCAAGGGAGGCGATTACCGCGCCCGCGAGGGGAACGTCTACCGGCTCGCCCAGGTGAGCGTGAACATCATCGACCAATGCGTCGCCCAGGGCGTCCCCTTCGCCCGCGATTACGGCGGCTTGCTCGCCAACCGCTCCTTCGGCGGCGCCCAGGTCTCGCGCACCTTCTACGCGCGCGGGCAGACGGGACAGCAGCTTCTTCTCGGAGCCTACGGCGCGCTCATGCGGCAGGTGGCGGCGGGAAAGGTGGAGCTGCACACCCGCAAGGACATGCTCGACCTGGTCCTCGTGGACGGCGTCGCCCGCGGGATCGTCGTCCGCGACCTGATCACCGGCGAGGTGGAGGCGCACACCGCCGACGCGGTGGTGCTCGCCACCGGCGGCTACGCCCGCGTCTACTACCTCTCCACCATGGCGATGGCGAGCAACGTGACCGCCATCTGGCAGGCCCACAAGAAGGGCGCCTTCTTCGCCAACGCGAGCTGGGGGCAGATCCACCCGACCTGCATCCCCCGTCACGGCGACCGCCAGTCCAAACTGACGCTGATGAGCGAAAGCCTCCGGAACGACGGGCGGATCTGGGCTTACAAGAACAAGGGGGAGACCCGGCCTCCGGGACAGATCCCCGATGAGGATCGGGACTACTATCTCGAGCGGATCTACCCGAGTTTCGGCAACCTCGCCCCGAGGGACGTCTCCTCCCGCGCCGCCAAGCGCGTGTGCGACGACGGCTTCGGCGTCGGCTCGACGGGCCACGCGGTGTATCTCGACTTCCGCGACGCGATCGCCCGGGACGGCAGGGACGTGATCGACTCCAAGTACGGCAACCTCTTCCAGATGTACCACGAGATCACCGACGAGGATCCCTACCAGGTGCCCATGCGCATCTATCCGGCGCCGCACTACACCATGGGCGGCCTCTGGGTGGACTACAACTTGATGAGCACCGTGCCGGGCCTCTTCGTGATCGGCGAGGCGAACTACTCCGACCACGGCGCCAACCGGCTCGGCGCGAGCGCGCTGATGCAGGGGCTCGCCGGCGGCTACTTCATCCTCCCTTACACCATCGGCGGCTATCTCTCGGGCGAGAAGCTCCCCAAGATCGCGGCGGACCACGACGCCTGCCGCGGAGCGGTGTCGGGCGTGAAGGATCGAATCAACCGCCTTCTCTCCCTGAACGGAAGCCGCACGGTGGAGGAGATCCACAAGGATCTCGGCCTGTTGATGTGGGAGAAGTGCGGCATGTCCCGGAACGAGGAAGGACTGCGCGAGGCGCTCCGCAGGATCCCCGAGATCCGCGAGGAGTTCTGGCAGGACGCCAAGGTGGTCGGCCGGAACGAGGACCTCAACCAGGTTCTGGAGAACGCGGACCGCGTGGCGGCCTATCTGGAGTTCGCCGAGTTGATGGTGCAGGACGCGCTTCAGCGCACCGAATCGTGCGGGTGTCACCTCCGCGAGGAGAGCCAGACCCCGGACGGCGAGGCGGTCCGCAAGGACGACGAGTACGCCTTCGTCTCGGCGTGGGAGTTCCAGGGCGTCGGCAAGGAACCGGCGCTGCACAAGGAGAACCTCGACTTCGAGTTCGTTTCGCTTTCGACAAGGAGTTACAAGTGA
- a CDS encoding SpoIIE family protein phosphatase — protein sequence MTDDRLMLVIRSAGTGPNRVRIEPGRAYTVGRTPENEIVLAHPAVSRRHARIECDETGCVVEDLGSTNGTRKEDRVLAGREALVPGERLEIGPFSVLLEWEETSGGVRVADLDSSTTMGSMPVASIIGSGEKTERSAAGAVRLLERLDRVGDALLAVHPMEDLLEKVVDLARELTRAERVALLLIDEEGTLVPRAFDQAGPGGDEEILVSRSIALSSMERREAVRITDAQSDSRFRAMESVANLRIHSAMCAPLWNGSEVTGILYADDRNASTIFSDEDLQLLTLIGHLAAVKIRETLAHEELERKRLLEEELKVAHSIQQKLLPEGVFERGEYRVAGRNVPSLQVGGDYFDYFDDDRGRLWVCIGDVSGKGIPAALLMSSAQAGFRAQVEAGLPLEEVVPRLNRTIHRDTGGERFITLVLLSLDPETHEIRYVNAGHNPPVLLRASGEHELLEAGGVFLGAFPDLSFETGEARLEPGDALFLYSDGVTEAWGENEEEFGEDRMMALLREGKMDDPCCFVERVIAAVRAFSSGRALSDDVTAVLLCRS from the coding sequence ATGACGGATGATCGTTTGATGCTCGTGATCCGGAGCGCCGGAACGGGGCCGAACCGCGTCCGCATCGAGCCGGGCCGGGCCTATACGGTGGGGCGCACGCCGGAGAACGAGATCGTTCTCGCCCATCCGGCGGTGTCGCGCCGCCATGCCCGTATCGAATGCGATGAGACGGGCTGCGTCGTCGAGGACCTGGGGAGCACCAACGGGACGCGGAAAGAGGACCGGGTACTCGCCGGCAGGGAGGCGCTCGTCCCGGGAGAGCGGCTCGAGATCGGCCCCTTCTCGGTCCTCCTGGAATGGGAGGAGACCAGCGGCGGCGTGCGCGTCGCCGATCTCGACTCGTCCACGACCATGGGGAGCATGCCGGTCGCGTCCATCATCGGATCGGGAGAGAAGACCGAACGGTCGGCGGCGGGCGCGGTGAGGCTCCTCGAGCGCCTCGACCGCGTGGGGGACGCGCTTCTGGCGGTCCACCCGATGGAGGACCTGCTCGAAAAGGTCGTCGATCTGGCCCGTGAGCTGACCCGGGCCGAGAGAGTGGCGCTCCTCCTGATCGACGAGGAGGGGACGCTCGTCCCGCGCGCCTTCGACCAGGCCGGGCCGGGGGGAGACGAGGAGATTCTCGTCAGCCGCTCCATCGCTCTCTCGTCGATGGAGAGGCGCGAAGCGGTGCGAATCACCGACGCGCAGAGCGACTCCCGTTTCCGCGCCATGGAGAGCGTGGCGAACCTCCGCATACACTCCGCCATGTGCGCGCCCCTCTGGAACGGGAGCGAGGTGACCGGCATCCTCTACGCCGACGACCGCAACGCCTCCACGATTTTCAGCGACGAGGACCTGCAGCTGCTCACGCTGATCGGCCACCTCGCGGCGGTCAAGATCCGCGAGACGCTGGCCCACGAGGAGCTGGAGAGGAAGAGGCTGCTCGAGGAGGAACTGAAGGTCGCCCACTCGATCCAGCAGAAGCTCCTCCCCGAGGGAGTCTTCGAGCGCGGCGAGTACCGGGTCGCCGGGAGGAACGTCCCTTCCCTGCAGGTGGGGGGGGATTACTTCGATTATTTCGATGACGACAGAGGCCGCCTTTGGGTATGCATCGGCGACGTCTCCGGAAAGGGGATACCGGCGGCGCTTCTGATGTCCAGCGCCCAGGCGGGGTTCCGGGCGCAGGTGGAGGCGGGCCTTCCGCTGGAGGAAGTCGTGCCGCGCCTGAACCGGACGATCCATCGCGACACCGGCGGCGAGCGTTTCATCACCCTCGTCCTTCTCAGCCTCGACCCGGAAACCCACGAAATCCGCTACGTGAACGCCGGCCACAATCCGCCGGTTCTGCTCCGCGCGTCGGGGGAGCACGAGCTTCTCGAAGCGGGGGGCGTTTTCCTCGGTGCGTTCCCGGACCTCTCCTTCGAAACCGGCGAGGCGCGCCTCGAGCCGGGCGACGCCCTCTTCCTCTACAGCGACGGCGTGACCGAGGCGTGGGGCGAGAACGAAGAGGAGTTCGGCGAGGATCGGATGATGGCGCTCCTCCGCGAGGGGAAGATGGATGATCCCTGTTGTTTCGTGGAGCGCGTCATCGCCGCCGTGCGCGCTTTTTCCAGCGGTCGCGCCCTCTCGGACGACGTGACGGCGGTCCTCCTCTGTCGCTCCTGA
- a CDS encoding succinate dehydrogenase cytochrome b subunit, translating to MSWIQRVFLASVAKKWWMGITGLGLCGFIAFHLTANLLFFLGPNALNKFSWALEKIPILAIIEAALYALFLLHIFLGVVLWFDNRRARAGSYKKYGTKKGGVETTVSKTMIWSGLVVLVFIALHVTVFRFGTVDHDAFGLKDFHSKNVDVFSNGLYSLWYVLGVIVLAFHVSHGFQSAFRSIGVNHDVYTPALEWISRAAGVIVGVGFGSIPIYVYLFLRGA from the coding sequence ATGAGTTGGATCCAGAGGGTCTTCCTGGCATCGGTCGCGAAGAAATGGTGGATGGGCATCACCGGTCTCGGGTTGTGCGGGTTCATCGCCTTTCATCTGACGGCGAACCTGCTCTTCTTTCTGGGACCGAACGCCCTGAATAAATTCTCGTGGGCTCTCGAGAAGATACCGATTCTCGCGATCATCGAAGCGGCGCTCTACGCCCTCTTCCTGCTGCACATCTTCCTCGGGGTGGTGCTCTGGTTCGACAACCGGCGCGCCCGGGCGGGATCGTACAAGAAATACGGCACCAAGAAGGGGGGCGTGGAAACCACCGTCTCCAAGACGATGATCTGGTCCGGCCTGGTCGTGCTCGTCTTCATCGCCCTGCACGTGACCGTGTTTCGATTCGGCACGGTCGACCACGACGCGTTCGGATTGAAGGACTTCCACAGCAAGAACGTGGACGTCTTTTCCAACGGTCTCTATTCGCTCTGGTACGTTCTCGGCGTGATCGTTCTCGCCTTCCACGTCAGCCACGGTTTCCAGAGCGCCTTCCGTTCCATCGGCGTCAACCACGACGTCTACACCCCGGCGCTGGAGTGGATCTCCCGGGCGGCGGGCGTGATCGTCGGCGTCGGTTTCGGATCGATTCCGATCTACGTCTACCTCTTCTTGCGGGGAGCTTAA
- a CDS encoding succinate dehydrogenase/fumarate reductase iron-sulfur subunit, with the protein MKLTLKIWRQAGPDAKGRLVTYPMDDVSPDQSFLEMLDDLNRDLVLKGEEPVAIEHDCREGICGCCGLMINGQAHGPVKGTTVCQLHMRNFKDGDTIVIEPWRSKPFPIIKDLLVDRSAFDRIIQAGGFVSVNTGNAQDANAVPIPKKNADLAFDAAACIGCGACVASCPNGSAMLFVGAKISQLALLPQGEPERKRRAVAMVKQMDKEGFGNCSNVGECEAACPKEIKLANIQRLYREYVRAAWSISEKV; encoded by the coding sequence ATGAAGCTGACGCTGAAGATCTGGCGGCAAGCCGGCCCGGACGCCAAGGGTCGTCTCGTCACCTACCCGATGGACGACGTCTCGCCGGACCAGTCCTTCCTGGAGATGCTGGACGATCTGAACCGGGACCTGGTGCTGAAGGGGGAGGAGCCCGTCGCCATCGAGCACGACTGCCGCGAGGGGATCTGCGGCTGTTGCGGGCTGATGATCAACGGCCAGGCCCACGGTCCTGTGAAGGGGACCACGGTCTGCCAACTCCACATGCGGAACTTCAAGGACGGCGACACGATCGTGATCGAGCCGTGGCGTTCCAAGCCTTTCCCGATCATCAAGGACCTGCTCGTGGATCGCTCCGCCTTCGACCGGATCATCCAGGCGGGCGGTTTCGTCTCGGTCAACACCGGCAACGCGCAGGACGCGAACGCGGTCCCGATTCCCAAGAAGAACGCGGACCTCGCCTTCGACGCGGCGGCCTGCATCGGTTGCGGCGCGTGCGTCGCCTCCTGCCCCAACGGATCGGCGATGCTTTTCGTGGGCGCCAAGATCAGCCAGCTGGCGCTCCTCCCGCAGGGAGAGCCGGAGAGGAAGCGCCGCGCCGTCGCCATGGTCAAGCAGATGGACAAGGAAGGCTTCGGCAATTGTTCCAACGTGGGCGAGTGCGAAGCCGCCTGTCCCAAGGAGATCAAGCTGGCGAACATCCAGCGTCTCTACCGGGAGTACGTCCGCGCCGCCTGGTCGATCTCGGAGAAGGTCTGA
- a CDS encoding amidohydrolase, translating into MRRIVPIPRLVPLLLILLAPVPAAAGEEILPDFARLAAAEEARAIEDRQWFHARPELAGREWETRAGVRERLSAIPGVELVEGDWGTGVVAILRGLSAKPLVAWRSDMDALPITETTGLPFASTRTDTLRGKETGLSHACGHDLHMSITLGAARVLSAARDRMPGSILFLFQPAEETGDGAAAMLDAGVFDGERKPACVFALHDHPTLRTGRIGSCPGWATANVDVFRLVVKGSGGHGAYPHRAVDPVLLASRMVTAFPSIIAREIDVNHHAVISVGSIEGGNKSSVIPGEVTLTATVRSHDEETRLALRDKVERTVRGLAASAGAPEPELEYFFGTPAGYNDPKLVERAREVFRRVVGPENETLYPPGMGGEDFSRFGRVVPGFQFRLGVSPEGGDAGPLHSSGFDPDERAIAIGVRVVAELLWDRLIVESESGGL; encoded by the coding sequence ATGCGGCGCATCGTCCCCATCCCTCGTCTCGTTCCCCTGCTCCTCATCCTCCTGGCGCCCGTTCCGGCCGCCGCGGGGGAGGAGATCCTCCCCGATTTCGCTCGGCTCGCCGCGGCGGAGGAGGCGCGGGCGATCGAGGACCGGCAATGGTTCCACGCACGGCCCGAACTGGCGGGACGGGAGTGGGAGACCCGGGCGGGTGTGAGGGAGAGACTGTCGGCGATCCCCGGCGTGGAGCTTGTGGAGGGGGATTGGGGGACCGGCGTGGTCGCGATCCTGCGCGGCCTTTCCGCGAAGCCGCTGGTGGCGTGGCGGTCGGACATGGACGCCCTGCCGATCACGGAGACCACGGGGCTCCCCTTCGCGTCGACGCGAACCGACACCCTGCGCGGGAAGGAGACCGGGCTCAGTCACGCCTGCGGGCACGACCTGCACATGAGCATCACCCTCGGCGCCGCGCGGGTGTTGTCGGCGGCGCGAGACCGGATGCCCGGTTCGATCCTGTTCCTGTTCCAGCCGGCGGAGGAGACCGGGGACGGCGCGGCGGCGATGCTGGACGCGGGCGTCTTCGACGGCGAAAGGAAGCCGGCCTGCGTGTTCGCCCTGCACGATCACCCCACCCTGCGGACCGGGCGGATCGGCTCCTGTCCCGGCTGGGCGACGGCGAACGTGGACGTGTTCCGTTTGGTCGTAAAGGGTTCGGGCGGTCACGGCGCCTATCCGCATCGGGCCGTCGATCCGGTCCTGCTCGCCTCGCGAATGGTGACCGCCTTCCCCTCCATCATCGCCCGCGAGATCGACGTCAACCATCACGCCGTGATCTCCGTCGGGTCCATCGAGGGGGGGAACAAGAGCAGCGTGATCCCCGGCGAGGTGACGTTGACCGCCACCGTGCGGAGCCACGACGAAGAGACGCGGCTGGCGCTACGGGACAAAGTGGAGCGGACGGTGCGCGGACTCGCCGCGTCGGCGGGGGCGCCGGAGCCGGAGCTGGAGTACTTCTTCGGGACGCCGGCGGGGTACAACGACCCGAAACTCGTTGAGCGCGCCCGGGAGGTCTTTCGCCGCGTCGTCGGTCCGGAGAATGAAACGCTCTACCCGCCGGGCATGGGCGGCGAGGACTTCTCCCGTTTCGGCCGCGTCGTTCCCGGTTTCCAGTTTCGTCTCGGCGTCTCGCCGGAGGGTGGGGACGCGGGACCGCTCCACAGCTCCGGCTTCGACCCGGACGAGCGCGCCATCGCCATCGGCGTCCGGGTGGTCGCGGAGCTTCTCTGGGACCGGCTCATCGTCGAGAGCGAGTCCGGCGGCCTCTGA
- a CDS encoding glycosyltransferase family 39 protein, which translates to MARMNEQGGVLAALREDRALRAVLLLCLTLRLLYSFAVFPIIGERLMWKGVDDKYDEIARNLLQGEGYVIRAGDAPNLITPPGYVYFLALLYRLTGAEVNEGVRVRILQPLLDTATCFLVFLLGALVFRRRGLAILAALGWALYPQAIVYTARVAPESLFILLLTGMMYTLARYRAAGRTADLVLCGLLWAAAALVKEKVILLPPLLILLALPGMGAGLRRRGARTLLLLLAMAAPLTPWLARQYAVTGMIVPITMRSGRALNQGMNESFAGADRWVEELPDRLKENERRERERAEAALGEEERLERARAGARDERGLIGKALARIAGDPGAFARAFLVKSAAFWYYGQPRVIWGNVAIQIPLLLLAIGGYVRGWRRYDLKPFLAVTVYFVVVHALTIVRMRYSLPIMPETMLVAVSLVLSLRGGREGPEATAPRRG; encoded by the coding sequence ATGGCGCGAATGAACGAACAGGGCGGCGTCCTCGCCGCGCTCCGGGAGGACCGGGCGCTTCGCGCGGTTCTGCTGCTCTGCCTGACCCTCCGCCTTCTCTACTCCTTTGCGGTCTTCCCAATAATCGGTGAACGGTTGATGTGGAAAGGGGTGGACGACAAGTACGACGAGATCGCCCGCAACCTTCTCCAAGGCGAGGGATACGTCATCCGCGCGGGGGATGCGCCGAACCTGATCACGCCGCCGGGGTACGTGTATTTTCTCGCGCTCCTCTACCGGCTCACCGGAGCGGAGGTGAACGAGGGGGTCCGGGTGCGGATCCTGCAGCCGCTCCTCGACACCGCCACCTGTTTTCTCGTCTTCCTGCTCGGCGCGCTCGTCTTCCGGAGGCGCGGCCTGGCGATTCTCGCGGCGCTCGGCTGGGCGCTCTATCCGCAGGCGATCGTCTACACCGCGCGGGTGGCGCCGGAGTCGCTTTTCATCCTTCTTCTCACCGGGATGATGTATACCCTTGCCCGCTACCGCGCCGCGGGGCGGACCGCCGATCTCGTGCTCTGCGGCCTCCTCTGGGCGGCGGCGGCGCTGGTCAAGGAGAAGGTGATCCTGCTTCCCCCTCTGCTGATCCTTCTCGCCCTTCCGGGAATGGGCGCCGGTCTCCGGCGGCGGGGGGCGCGGACCCTCCTCCTCCTCCTCGCGATGGCGGCGCCGCTCACCCCCTGGCTCGCCCGGCAGTACGCGGTCACCGGGATGATCGTGCCGATCACCATGCGTTCCGGAAGGGCGCTGAACCAGGGGATGAACGAGAGTTTCGCCGGGGCGGACCGGTGGGTGGAGGAGCTGCCGGATCGGTTGAAGGAGAATGAGCGCCGGGAGCGGGAGCGGGCGGAGGCGGCGCTCGGCGAGGAGGAGCGGCTGGAACGCGCCCGCGCCGGCGCGCGGGACGAGCGTGGGCTGATCGGCAAAGCCCTCGCCCGGATCGCCGGCGATCCCGGCGCCTTCGCCCGCGCCTTTCTGGTGAAATCCGCCGCGTTCTGGTACTACGGGCAGCCCCGGGTGATCTGGGGGAACGTGGCGATCCAGATCCCCCTGCTGTTGCTGGCGATCGGCGGCTACGTCCGGGGGTGGCGGCGGTACGATTTGAAGCCTTTTCTGGCCGTTACGGTTTATTTCGTGGTCGTTCATGCATTGACGATCGTGAGGATGCGTTACTCCCTCCCGATCATGCCGGAGACGATGCTCGTGGCCGTCTCGCTCGTCCTGTCGCTCCGGGGCGGCCGGGAAGGGCCGGAGGCGACGGCGCCGCGGCGGGGGTGA